The Deltaproteobacteria bacterium genomic interval CAGGGCCGCTCTCAAGGTTGCCATCTGATACGGCTTGGGGAGGAAGACCTGGGGATTATCGACGTAATCTCCGCGCATGACCCGGGCCTCATCATAGCCGCTGGCCAGGATCACGGGGATGTCCGGCCGTATCTTGCGCATGGCCGCGAGCGTTTCCCACCCGTTCATGTGGGGCATGCTCAGATCGGTGAGCACCAGACGGATGTCGTGCTGCCTGCCACGGAAGATGTGCACCGCCTCGATCCCGTCTTTCGCCGTGAGCACCTCGAATCCAAGGTGTTTCAGCATGACCCTGGCCGCATCACGGACCATCTTCTGGTCCTCCACCAGCAGGATAACCCCGCCTGTGTCGATCTCCTTCCCACCCGGTGGTTTCTCCGGGGCCGGCTGGAGGGTCGCTTCGGAAAAGAGTGGAAAATAAACCCGGAACACGCTTCCTGCCCGGCCCTGCTGATGTCCGGGGCCATGCACACGACCAGTGCGCACACGAATAAAACAAGTATGTATTTCCACATGGCATCCTCAATCGCTATTCACGCGTC includes:
- a CDS encoding response regulator → MFRVYFPLFSEATLQPAPEKPPGGKEIDTGGVILLVEDQKMVRDAARVMLKHLGFEVLTAKDGIEAVHIFRGRQHDIRLVLTDLSMPHMNGWETLAAMRKIRPDIPVILASGYDEARVMRGDYVDNPQVFLPKPYQMATLRAALNKALGEN